Proteins encoded by one window of bacterium:
- a CDS encoding phosphatase PAP2 family protein, which produces MSEDRPQPLGGECAQHALIALLVAAAVAACYFSVDRPVALWAHGLAPGVAAAAHAMSAPGSSAPYLIGFALAYAILRLAAHRPLLAQRALYLFAAVAVSGLAADLAKDAFARWRPIALFTAKAHYGFALWHGGYKHASFPSGHATTAGALALALTLLAPRWRLLWLALAALVAAGRVLGGAHFPGDVVAGLWLGAVVALALSRSRWFRGAIPQPTGLPGPPRV; this is translated from the coding sequence GTGAGCGAAGACCGCCCCCAGCCCCTCGGGGGCGAGTGTGCCCAGCACGCCCTGATCGCGCTGCTCGTCGCAGCCGCGGTCGCCGCCTGCTACTTCTCCGTGGATCGCCCGGTGGCACTCTGGGCCCACGGCCTCGCGCCCGGCGTCGCCGCCGCGGCGCATGCGATGTCGGCACCTGGCTCCTCGGCGCCGTACCTGATCGGGTTCGCCCTGGCCTACGCGATACTGCGGCTCGCCGCGCACCGGCCGCTCCTGGCGCAGCGGGCGCTCTATCTCTTCGCCGCGGTGGCGGTCTCCGGCCTGGCCGCGGACCTCGCCAAGGACGCCTTCGCCCGATGGCGGCCGATCGCGCTCTTCACCGCGAAGGCGCACTACGGCTTCGCGCTCTGGCATGGCGGTTACAAGCACGCCTCCTTCCCGTCCGGCCACGCGACCACGGCCGGCGCGCTCGCTCTCGCGCTGACGCTGCTTGCCCCGCGGTGGCGCCTGCTGTGGCTGGCACTGGCCGCTCTGGTCGCCGCGGGGCGCGTGCTCGGCGGGGCGCACTTTCCCGGCGATGTCGTCGCGGGGCTCTGGCTCGGGGCCGTGGTGGCGCTCGCGCTCTCGCGTTCGCGCTGGTTCCGCGGCGCGATCCCGCAACCCACGGGGCTGCCAGGTCCGCCGCGCGTTTGA
- a CDS encoding DinB family protein produces the protein MNLREFYLERRRAEYPAFVRVLDALPADRLAYRAHERSPSAAELAWKIVHATRTSLDVATTHRGESNASPPPPLAEMREHFAGWSEELVARVTSMDDAAWDQPARFFHKGALVLEQPAGAFLWFILFDSIHHRGQLAAYLRPMGGKVPSIYGPSADDRGR, from the coding sequence ATGAATCTGCGCGAGTTCTACCTGGAGCGCCGCCGTGCGGAGTATCCCGCCTTCGTGCGGGTCCTCGACGCACTGCCGGCGGATCGGCTGGCGTATCGGGCGCACGAGCGCTCGCCGTCGGCGGCGGAGCTGGCCTGGAAGATCGTCCACGCGACCAGGACGAGCCTCGACGTCGCCACGACCCACCGGGGCGAGTCGAACGCGTCGCCTCCGCCGCCGCTGGCCGAGATGCGGGAGCACTTCGCGGGCTGGTCCGAGGAACTGGTCGCGCGCGTCACGTCCATGGACGACGCGGCCTGGGACCAGCCGGCGCGCTTCTTCCACAAGGGGGCGCTCGTGCTCGAGCAGCCGGCGGGCGCCTTTCTCTGGTTCATCCTCTTCGACTCGATCCACCACCGGGGGCAGCTCGCCGCATACCTGCGCCCGATGGGCGGGAAGGTGCCCTCGATCTACGGGCCGTCGGCGGACGATCGCGGAAGATAG